The genome window AAGTTGCAGAGATCCAGCATGTTCTTGCGGACCTCCGGCGGCAGCGGGCAGTCGGCCTGGGTGACCTCGGCCTGGAAGATGGTCCAGAGCCGCCAGTTCAGGCGCGCCGTCTCCTTCATCGCCGTGACGTCCTCCGGGGTCTTCTGGACCTCGGCCATGCGGCGGGCGGACTCCAGCAGGGCCCGGCCCTCGGTCTCCCGGGGCGAGCCGCCCTGGCCCAGGGTCCCGCCGTAGGACTTCGCCGCCGAGTCATTCGGCATGCTGCAGGATCCCGGCTTCGTGCTCGATCAGCTTCTGGCAGGCCTTTAGCCCGGCGTAGAGCTGGTCAGCGTCCAGCCGGCGGCGGATCTCCGCGGCCAGCGCCTCGGCGCTGGGCGCCGCCTGCAAGTAGTCGCCCAGCAGCCGGTCGAACTCCTCGACGAAGGCCGCGCGGCGGTCGGGGAAGAGATAGGCGCACTGCAGGGCCAGATAGACCCGGGAGGCCGGGGTCCCGGCGTCCTCCGCGGTGAGGATGTCCTTCTGGCGGAGGATGTGCGCCTGATTCTCGAAGACGAGGCTGGCGACGTCGCCGTCGTTCTTGACGACCGCGCCGTTCACGATCAGCTTCTCGCCCTTGCCGAGGGTCAGCTTCAGGGGCATGAGGATTACCCTAAAGGTTTGGTATAAATCTGATAAATCAGACTTTTTGATTAAAATAAAATTAACCCACACCAAGTTGGATAGGCCTTTCCAGCTTCATAGAGTAACTCTTTCTAACTAGTTAGCGTTTGAGAGGCGATATGGGCGCCGAGGCGCAGCCCGCACGGACCGGGCCCCGGAAACCCCAGCCCGGCCTGCCTTCGGGGCCGGTGCAGGACGCGGAGGGGGAGGCTTCTGAGGCCCGCCTCGCCGCAAACCTGGCCGCCTTGCAGGACTGGGCGCCGAACCTTCGGGCCCAGTTATCCGGCCTGTCCGAGATCCACTCCGAGCTCCTGACCGACCCCGACGGCGGCCTCGACATCGCCTTCCTGGGCCAGCGCTTCTACCAGACCGATGCCCGGGCCCATGCCGAGGCGCAGGTCGCGCGCTTCTTCCGGTCGCCGACCCGCAACCTGCTGAACGAGCCGGATCCCGAAAGCCTCAAGGGCGGGATCGGCGACTTCTGCCGGCGGGTCACGT of Kiloniellales bacterium contains these proteins:
- a CDS encoding flagellar biosynthesis regulator FlaF, translated to MPNDSAAKSYGGTLGQGGSPRETEGRALLESARRMAEVQKTPEDVTAMKETARLNWRLWTIFQAEVTQADCPLPPEVRKNMLDLCNFVDKHTVRLLANPEPKGFDVLININRQIAAGLLAEVTAQGGPAAQEPGPAGSQGTPPPGGGISV
- a CDS encoding flagellar biosynthesis repressor FlbT; translation: MPLKLTLGKGEKLIVNGAVVKNDGDVASLVFENQAHILRQKDILTAEDAGTPASRVYLALQCAYLFPDRRAAFVEEFDRLLGDYLQAAPSAEALAAEIRRRLDADQLYAGLKACQKLIEHEAGILQHAE